The Mercurialis annua linkage group LG2, ddMerAnnu1.2, whole genome shotgun sequence genome contains a region encoding:
- the LOC126666621 gene encoding pseudo histidine-containing phosphotransfer protein 2-like, with protein MENVLREQIAHMRQSFFDEGTLDSNYFVQLEQLEGPDNPTFVEEIITLFYRESMKMIATMENTLEKSPIDFIGINRMLNQIRVNSTSIGALGIKEKAIAMLSCVKENNLEGNKASLQEVKMEYDKFKGKLESYFQLMRQAGPIEKAVPPK; from the exons ATGGAAAATGTTCTGCGAGAACAAATTGCCCACATGAGGCAATCTTTCTTTGATGAG GGAACTTTGGATTCGAACTATTTTGTTCAGCTGGAACAACTCGAAGGACCTGATAATCCAACCTTTGTTGAGGAAATAATTACTTTGTTTTACAGGGAATCCATGAAAATGATAGCTACTATGGAGAATACCCT GGAAAAGAGCCCCATTGATTTCATAGGAATCAACAGGATGCTGAATCAAATAAGAGTCAATAGCACCAG CATTGGCGCTTTAGGAATTAAGGAGAAAGCGATTGCAATGTTGAGCTGTGTGAAGGAGAATAATTTGGAAGG CAACAAGGCATCATTGCAAGAGGTGAAAATGGAGTATGATAAATTTAAGGGGAAGCTTGAGTCCTACTTTCAG CTTATGAGGCAAGCTGGGCCAATTGAGAAAGCAGTGCCTCCAAAATGA
- the LOC126669448 gene encoding protein phosphatase 2C 56-like has product MSNSVAPPGQHGTRGGATIKKKLVNTTLEFSHNAVDPSPTIQEIKEACVLINTRVILLSLPSLCFLSAAFLYFWPVMEPSPEDHEEQRLDRVDSLPCTELASTSSDAFSSVFSELDSRSSTVSVISVSSGEIPAAVVEEATMSPVEEVPSPVTVKEKCVGRNSKGVSWGFTSVIGRRSEMEDTVAVIPGFVSRTCDHVGGCTAPGSKTSGEISPVHFFGVYDGHGGSQVANYCKERMHEVIAEELNRETVDGSEWRRRWEAAFSSGFERTDNELLTEATEMVGSTAVVAVVSGCQIIISNCGDSRAVLCRGTGIVPLTVDQKPDREDELMRIEGGGGKVINWNGARVFGVLAMSRAIGDHYLRPWIIPVPEITFTTRSDEDECLILASDGLWDVMSNEEVGDMARRLLRRWRRTIASTEIPPAQAVADNLTEIAYSRNSSDNISIIVVDLKPKKKRHRKPSWQD; this is encoded by the exons ATGTCTAACAGCGTGGCACCACCGGGTCAACATGGGACACGTGGCGGtgcaacaattaaaaaaaagctAGTGAATACGACTCTAGAGTTTAGTCATAACGCAGTGGATCCTTCTCCCACAATACAAGAAATTAAAGAAGCTTGTGTTTTGATCAATACACGTGTCATTCTTCTATCTCTTCCATCTCTCTGTTTCTTATCTGCTGCTTTTCTCTATTTTTGGCCTGTAATGGAGCCTTCACCGGAAGATCATGAAGAGCAGCGACTCGACCGAGTTGACTCACTTCCTTGCACGGAGCTAGCGTCGACAAGCTCTGACGCCTTTTCATCAGTATTTAGTGAATTAGATTCTCGCAGCTCTACAGTCAGTGTTATTAGTGTTAGCTCCGGAGAGATTCCAGCGGCGGTTGTGGAAGAGGCGACGATGTCTCCGGTGGAGGAAGTTCCATCTCCGGTGACCGTGAAGGAGAAATGCGTAGGAAGGAATAGCAAAGGTGTAAGCTGGGGATTCACGTCGGTTATTGGTAGACGAAGCGAGATGGAGGATACTGTTGCCGTTATACCAGGATTTGTGTCGCGCACGTGCGATCACGTGGGTGGATGTACAGCTCCTGGTTCGAAAACTTCCGGTGAGATATCGCCGGTTCACTTCTTCGGCGTCTACGACGGTCACGGTGGCTCTCAG GTGGCTAACTACTGTAAAGAGCGAATGCATGAAGTAATAGCAGAAGAATTGAATCGCGAAACAGTCGATGGCTCCGAATGGCGGAGAAGGTGGGAAGCTGCATTTTCGAGTGGTTTCGAGAGAACTGATAATGAATTATTGACAGAGGCAACCGAAATGGTTGGTTCGACGGCAGTTGTGGCAGTTGTATCTGGTTGCCAGATTATTATATCAAATTGTGGTGACTCAAGGGCAGTGCTTTGCCGTGGGACTGGAATTGTCCCACTAACAGTCGACCAGAAG CCAGATAGAGAAGATGAACTCATGAGAATTGAAGGTGGCGGAGGGAAAGTCATCAACTGGAATGGTGCTAGGGTGTTTGGGGTCCTTGCTATGTCCAGAGCCATAG GTGATCATTATTTGAGGCCATGGATAATACCAGTGCCTGAGATCACATTCACGACAAGGTCCGACGAAGACGAGTGCTTAATTCTGGCGAGTGATGGTCTTTGGGATGTGATGAGCAATGAAGAAGTTGGTGACATGGCTCGACGACTCTTACGAAGATGGCGCCGGACAATTGCATCAACTGAAATTCCTCCGGCGCAAGCCGTGGCTGATAATCTCACTGAAATCGCTTATAGCAGAAACAGTTCCGATAACATTTCTATAATTGTTGTTGATCTAAAACCCAAGAAAAAGCGCCACCGTAAGCCCAGCTGGCAGGATTGA